A window of Rhododendron vialii isolate Sample 1 chromosome 11a, ASM3025357v1 genomic DNA:
taaagagagagagagaaaacaaataaaaaaatgaattgcttATGAACAGTTGTAAGCTATTTTTAGCTTACAACTGTAGATGGAGGCAAAATACCTCATTGTTTTCCTTCTCTGCTGCAGGGGTATTTCCCCCTTTTTGTAAGCCAAAATAACTATAAAGTTAATTTGAAGTagctgataaacttgctcttattgtttgataacctaaatttaGCATTTAAAACtaaatcaattaagtaataagtgattcaataggtttgataacgacattatgcattgcttaacaaattaagtgttacttaaaatgtaggctaaaaagttgaaaaaaattaaatagctttgagctacttaattctggctgaattcttgtgtacttgcatttaatcaccataccaccaccaccaccactactcctacaaccactccaccaccaccatcaccatcaccaccaccacttcgccatcaccaccaccaccaccacttcgccaccatcgccaccatcaccaccactccaccaccaccactcctccaccaccactcccctatcactccattgccaccaccactcccctatcactccattgccaccaccaccattaccacactgccaccaccactaccacgccGCCGCCGTcacaatgccaccattgcacaactatcactcCACCGACACCACTCACTctcaccattacaccatcactccaccgccgccaccaccaccattacaccaccaccgccgccaccactccatcaccaccaacacactaccactaccaccaccaccaccaccaccaccaccacaatcatcattccaccattattataagtacattgtgaccattagtaaattaagagagaatcagaactaaaattaatttatcatttttttaattcagtacttaatatgtttaccaaacagcttttcagcttaaaaaattcagcattcagctttcaatacttaatttttcagcattcagtttcagttttatcaaacaggcctTTAGTTTCTTACTTTCTTGTCTTGTagtttttcatttaaaaaagaaCAAGTTAGAAATGTGGTGAAATCAATAAATTTACTACCGGAACAATCCATAGGTCTAATAGCTGCCTTTGCTAAACCAATGGTAAAATCATGAGAGTCCACTTTCCTGTCTTCCCCAATAGGACATGAAGAAAGGCTTTGTCCAAAGTTGAGAGTGAGTTGCTTCCCATGTAACAAATTTACATGAGCTACAATAGTTTTCATTTGGATCTAAACACAAAAGAACTGGCTTTAGATTAATGCCTTGGCCTGGATATGCTAGTAGATGATGGATATCTGCAGTACTGagttgggtaaatttcactgacctcccatAAGGTTTCTGACTAATGCAAAGACAtcccctgaggtttttgaaatgacaTTGCCCTCCCTCACTTTTGAAACTATTACTATAGACTAGATACCCCTTTTGTTAACTACGTCAGTTATAGTATTGGATTTACCCCCACTTTTTTAGCTTCACTCGTTCATAGCAACTGAATGCAACATGATTGAATTTTCAACGGGTTTTTCTTTCCACTTCATTAAAGCTACTGTTGATGCTATGGTATAGTAATCTTTCTTCTACCTTTCAAATTTAATAGGCGGTTGAAGCTATGAAGGATGTAGAACTTGGAAAGAAAGAACTTTCCCAAGCCATCCAACCGAATAGCATTAGTAGAACTTTCCTTTTGCTCTTTCTTTTTATAATGACTTTCTCAATCATCTTTCTTGACTGGTATAGCTAAATGGAATAAGACAAAGATAAGTTTCATTACCTGGATGCAACATATGGTTATTCTGCTTGCTGAAATATATGCTGCTCCCtcttagattttctttttgtggaaTATTGTGGTAAGTTATCATCCCTTTCCCACCCAAATGGGGatgagttcaaaaggaaaagaaaaaataaaaaggatcaTAACCTATTAGtatgtttttgaaaacatgGATGTTAAGCCATTCTCTTGATTTATCATTAGCTAtttcgtgaaaaaaaaaatgtatataacCTATAGtatgtttttgaaaacatgACCCGATAATTAATCACAGACAGCTAAATAAGAGGTGAATAAACGGTTGTTGCCCTCATGGATGTTAAGCCATTCTTCTACAGTAGGATGCAATGCATAGTAAAAGTTTCGTGCCTTACTTCATCCGTCATCCCGGTTGATGTAGTACTTATAAGGTAAGCAGAATGAATCAGACGGTTAAGATTGTCAAATCACTCTCACTTAAATTTGATTCTCCGGCATAGAGAAGTAGAGAGGAGAAAAGCAGCATAACTGAAAATAACTGCCAAATTCAAAGTGGGGGTTGTCTcgtgtgtgtgtctctctctctcaaatgaaGATGGAGTGGCAACCGCTTCGGCTACTTAAGACACCCATCCCCCattctttaacttttttttcccgtttccAACATTCTAACAAACACTCATAGCATAATGAACAACCACGACTACTTCCTCCACCACCATAACCACGGCACCGATCTCCAACTCTCTTCTGCCTCTCAGAGAGCCTCCGGCGACTACTTCAGCCCCACGCCTTACCCTCAAAACCCGAGGAAGAAAAGAACTAAATTGATCAGAACTGATAACCCAATTGGGGTGAAGTTGAACtcgagtagtagtagtagtattagagTTCCAGAAAAACCTAAGTGTAGCAAAAAGCCTGACCCTAGTGCTCCGAAGATCACTCGGCCTTGCAGTGAGTGTGGAAAGAAGTTTTGGTCATGGAAGGCTCTTTTTGGGCACATGCGCTGCCACCCCGAACGCCAGTGGCGCGGCATCAACCCTCCTCCGAAGTTCCAGCGGTGCCCCATGCCAGCAGAGATTGCCGGAAATGGGTATGCCGAAGCAGGGAGATTGACCGAGGAGGATCACGAGATTGCCGCCTGTTTGTTGATGCTGGCCAATTCGCCTACTATTGCTAGTTGTCCCGGTACTGATCATGCCGGCCTGTTTGCATCTGATAATGTGGTTAGGGATGTGGAGGCCGGTGGTGGAGATGCGGTGGCAGGTGGTGGTGATATGGTGGTGAGCGGATTCGAGTGTTCGAGTTGCAAGAAGGTGTTTGGGTCACATCACACATTAGGAGGGAACAGGGCAACCCACAAGAATGTGAAGGGTTGTTTTGCAATTACAAGGAGTAATGACAGTGGGGAAGTAGAACATCACAATCACATTAATGGTTGCAATTTGGATTATAGAAGTGGAGATCAAGGGGAGGTGACGAGGGCTATTGGGGAGGAGAAGCTGATGATGGTTATGGGGCACAAGTGCAGCATTTGCTTGAGGGTATTTTCGAGCGGTCAAGCCCTTGGGGGTCACAAGAGGTGCCATCGGGAGAGAGGGGATGAACCATCATCATCATTACTCATCACAGCAACACAAGGACTCAACCCTTTTGGAGCAACAAGGaagggtggtggtggttgtggtggtttggACTTGAACTTGCCTGCCCCAGTTGAAGATGATTCCTTGTCTTCTCATTCTTCAGGTCAGGCTTTGGATTTAAAGTTAGGCCTTTGATGGACTttgtgtgtttttctttttcttcttctaagtTATAGTTTGTATTATTCGTTTGTAATATGGATATATGATGCTAGCTTGTTCTACGGG
This region includes:
- the LOC131307762 gene encoding zinc finger protein ZAT3-like, with translation MNNHDYFLHHHNHGTDLQLSSASQRASGDYFSPTPYPQNPRKKRTKLIRTDNPIGVKLNSSSSSSIRVPEKPKCSKKPDPSAPKITRPCSECGKKFWSWKALFGHMRCHPERQWRGINPPPKFQRCPMPAEIAGNGYAEAGRLTEEDHEIAACLLMLANSPTIASCPGTDHAGLFASDNVVRDVEAGGGDAVAGGGDMVVSGFECSSCKKVFGSHHTLGGNRATHKNVKGCFAITRSNDSGEVEHHNHINGCNLDYRSGDQGEVTRAIGEEKLMMVMGHKCSICLRVFSSGQALGGHKRCHRERGDEPSSSLLITATQGLNPFGATRKGGGGCGGLDLNLPAPVEDDSLSSHSSGQALDLKLGL